The following coding sequences lie in one Silurus meridionalis isolate SWU-2019-XX chromosome 19, ASM1480568v1, whole genome shotgun sequence genomic window:
- the bysl gene encoding LOW QUALITY PROTEIN: bystin (The sequence of the model RefSeq protein was modified relative to this genomic sequence to represent the inferred CDS: inserted 1 base in 1 codon), whose amino-acid sequence MPKVKRGKADRSRGSGPVPVPLADQILQGDTALRSTHRDKKRREEAQEEDEYVDEKLSRKILQQARIQQEELQGEYGLSTEVEIQKKKQQPSTLLGASSKDTESDEEWPELGAEQEEGGTEVEVDLEDEKAIQMFMNKNPPVRRTLADIIMEKITEKQTEVGTVMSEVSGRPMPQLDPRVIEVYRGVSKVLCKYRSGKLPKAFKIIPALSNWEQVLYLTEPETWSAAAMYQATRIFSSNLKERMAQRFYNLVLLPRIRDDIAEYKKLNFHLYSALKKALFKPGAWFKGILIPLCESGTCTLREAIIIGSILTKCSIPVLHSSAAMLKLAEMEYNGANSIFLRLLLDKKYALPFRVLDALVAHFLTFRTEQRVLPVLWHQSLLTLVQRYKADLASEQKXALLELLKVQTHAQISAEIRRELQNAAARDQEDATPAMTLD is encoded by the exons ATGCCGAAGGTGAAGAGGGGTAAAGCGGATCGGAGCCGGGGCTCGGGTCCGGTTCCTGTTCCTCTGGCGGATCAGATCCTGCAGGGAGACACGGCTCTCCGCTCCACACACAGAGACAAGAAGCGCAGAGAGGAAGCTCAGGAGGAAGACGAGTATGTGGATGAAAAACTCTCCCGCAAAATCCTGCAGCAGGCCCGCATCCAGCAGGAGGAGCTGCAAGGGGAGTACGGCCTGAGCACTGAGGTGGAGAtccagaagaaaaaacaacagcCTTCTACACTGCTGg GTGCGAGCAGTAAGGACACCGAGTCGGATGAGGAATGGCCCGAACTTGGAGCGGAGCAGGAAGAAGGTGGCACAGAGGTGGAGGTTGATCTGGAGGATGAAAAAGCCATCCAGATGTTCATGAACAAGAACCCACCTGTGAG gcgTACTTTAGCAGACATCATCATGGAGAAAATCACAGAGAAGCAAACAGAGGTGGGAACAGTGATGTCAGAGGTTTCAGGGCGACCCATGCCTCAACTTGACCCCCGGGTTATAGAGGTGTACAGAGGAGTCAGTAAG GTTCTGTGTAAGTATCGCAGTGGGAAACTGCCCAAAGCCTTCAAGATCATCCCAGCACTTTCTAACTGGGAGCAGGTCCTCTACCTGACAGAGCCTGAGACATGGAGCGCAGCGGCGATGTACCAGGCCACAcg GATTTTTTCTTCAAACCTGAAGGAGAGAATGGCTCAACGCTTTTATAACCTGGTGCTGCTGCCGCGGATCAGAGACGACATCGCCGAGTACAAGAAACTCAACTTCCACCTGTACAGCGCGCTGAAGAAAGCCCTGTTCAAACCTGGGGCTTGGTTTAAAG GAATTCTGATCCCACTGTGTGAGTCAGGAACATGTACGCTGAGGGAGGCCATCATCATCGGCAGCATCCTCACCAAGTGCTCCATTCCTGTACtgcactccag cgcTGCCATGCTGAAACTGGCTGAAATGGAGTACAATGGAGCAAACAGCATCTTCCTTCGCCTGCTGCTGGATAAGAAGTATGCACTGCCCTTCCGCGTGCTGGACGCTTTGGTCGCTCACTTCCTGACGTTCCGGACGGAACAGCGTGTTCTTCCTGTGCTGTGGCATCAGAGTCTTCTCACGCTGGTGCAGCGCTACAAGGCTGACCTGGCCTCTGAACAGA GGGCGCTGTTGGAGCTGCTGAAGGTCCAAACGCATGCACAGATATCTGCTGAAATCAGGCGCGAACTTCAAAACGCAGCGGCACGAGACCAGGAGGACGCCACGCCGGCCATGACGCTGGACTGA
- the usp49 gene encoding ubiquitin carboxyl-terminal hydrolase 49 gives MDRCKHVVRLRLGQDHSILNPQKWHCVDCNTTESVWACLKCSHVACGRYMDEHSLQHYHETQHPLAMEVRDLDVFCFVCGDYVLNDNAEGDLKLLRGALSTVRDAGRRSMRSASSMSSGEGAGLVQVALRHRRHVLLANAFRRWRTRQQEEQKKQQREKEELRRQRKEMKKRIMGDDGNAPPRKSARLLTQAPRPLIALIPRKFRDPPEKAPLPSKTLSKNSRKALCTVKSGVARKRPTPSYLLARRRRLAPGVTGLRNLGNTCYMNSILQVLSHLRKFRECFLALDLCETEQLLLAKTQGMMGADKPVQPKDSGSPSLSGQQVSLCQELHTLFRVMWSGRWTLVSPFAMLHSVWNVIPAFRGCDQQDAQEFLCELLDKVQQELEADGGYGKRQHTRTRIVIPITQRKLSKQVLKVLNTIFHGQLLSQVTCLSCKRKSNTVEPFWDLSLEFPERYHSVVKLSQASSQSCSLTEMLSKFTETEALEGRIYNCNYCNRKRRKSSHKPLALSEACKQLLIYRLPQVLRLHLKRFRWSGRNHREKIGVHVAFDQVLNIEPYCCSDASQVFIYDLSAVVMHHGKGFGSGHYTAYCYNTEGGFWVHCNDSEMNVCSVEEVCSTQAYILFYTQRSS, from the exons ATGGATCGCTGCAAGCACGTGGTCCGTCTCCGTTTGGGACAAGACCACTCCATCTTGAACCCTCAGAAATGGCACTGTGTGGACTGCAACACCACAGAGTCCGTGTGGGCGTGTCTGAAATGTTCGCACGTGGCTTGCGGTCGCTACATGGACGAGCACTCGCTGCAGCACTACCACGAGACACAGCATCCACTCGCCATGGAGGTGCGAGATCTGGACGTGTTCTGCTTCGTGTGTGGGGATTACGTCCTGAACGACAACGCAGAGGGGGACCTAAAGCTCCTGCGGGGGGCGCTGTCCACTGTGCGGGATGCCGGGCGGCGCTCCATGCGTTCCGCGTCGTCGATGTCGAGTGGCGAGGGGGCGGGGCTCGTGCAGGTGGCGTTGAGGCACCGGCGGCACGTTTTGCTGGCGAACGCGTTCCGGCGCTGGAGGACGCGGCAACAAGAGGAGCAGAAAAAACAGCAACGGGAGAAGGAGGAGCTTCGGAGGCAACGTAAAGAAATGAAGAAGAGGATCATGGGCGATGATGGAAACGCACCGCCGAGGAAAAGCGCACGCCTCCTGACGCAGGCGCCCCGGCCCCTCATCGCACTGATCCCCAGGAAATTCCGCGACCCGCCCGAGAAAGCGCCACTTCCCAGTAAGACTTTGTCGAAGAATTCCAGGAAGGCGCTCTGTACTGTGAAATCGGGCGTAGCGAGAAAGCGGCCCACGCCATCTTACCTGTTAGCACGCCGCAGACGATTAGCGCCGGGCGTCACGGGACTGCGTAACCTAGGCAACACGTGCTACATGAACTCGATCCTGCAGGTGCTGAGCCACTTGCGGAAATTCAGGGAGTGTTTCCTTGCGCTGGATCTGTGTGAGACGGAGCAGCTGCTGCTCGCCAAAACACAAGGCATGATGGGAGCAGATAAACCGGTGCAGCCCAAAGACTCTGGCTCTCCCTCGCTATCCGGCCAGCAG GTGTCTCTGTGTCAGGAGCTGCACACTTTGTTCAGGGTGATGTGGTCGGGTCGCTGGACGCTCGTGTCTCCGTTCGCCATGCTGCACTCCGTGTGGAACGTCATCCCGGCGTTCCGTGGCTGCGACCAGCAGGACGCGCAGGAGTTTCTGTGTGAGCTGCTGGATAAGGTGCAGCAGGAGCTGGAGGCCGACGGCGGCTACGGCAAACGTcaacacacgcgcacacgcataGTCATCCCCATCACACAGAGGAAACTCTCCAAACAGGTGCTCAAAGTCCTCAACACCATTTTCCACGGCCAGCTGCTCAGCCAG gtgACGTGTCTGTCGTGTAAGCGGAAGTCGAACACAGTGGAGCCGTTCTGGGATTTATCCCTGGAGTTTCCTGAGCGTTATCACAGTGTGGTGAAGCTGAGCCAGGCGTCCTCTCAGAGCTGCTCTCTCACAGAGATGCTGAGCAAATTCACTGAGACCGAGGCTCTGGAGGGACGCATTTACAACTGTAACTACTGCAACA gaaaaAGACGCAAGTCGTCCCACAAACCACTAGCCCTGTCCGAGGCCTGCAAACAGCTGCTGATTTATCGTTTACCTCAGGTGCTGCGGCTTCACCTTAAACGCTTCCG ctggtCAGGTCGGAACCATAGGGAGAAAATCGGCGTTCACGTGGCGTTTGATCAGGTTCTGAACATAGAGCCATACTGCTGTTCTGATGCATCACAAGTCTTCATCTACGACCTCTCTGCTGTAGTGATGCATCATGGGAAAGGCTTCGGCTCAGGACACTACACTGCCTACTGTTACAACACAGAGGGGG gTTTCTGGGTCCACTGTAACGACTCGGAGATGAACGTGTGTAGCGTTGAGGAGGTCTGCAGTACTCAGGCGTACATCCTGTTCTACACACAACGATCATCTTAG
- the nuak2 gene encoding NUAK family SNF1-like kinase 2 isoform X1 codes for MKGNLVGVCTEQVKMEVTRFGHAQQTAAPEGHHADRKFASPLKRHAVKRHHHKHNLKHRYDFLETLGKGTYGKVKKAVDRTGKLVAIKSIRKENIKDEQDLIHIRREIEIMSSLNHPYIITIYEVFENKDKIVIVMEYASKGDLFDYISEKRLSEREARHIFRQIVSAVHYCHQNGVVHRDLKLENILLDANGDVKIADFGLSSLYRRDEYLQTYCGSPLYASPEIVNGRPYKGPEVDSWSLGVLLYTLVHEAMPFDGRDYRTLVRQISTGDYRKPTKPSDACGLIRWMLMVNPDRRATLEEIAGHWWLNWGYQRPLLAENETTGTTTPSQTSNSARITDWLRKTSRPLLHSGSKMRCLLRPGGGVTGDATVTRQRSIRRSRKENNVSQSMQENTAPRPFKGILKKRGSLKQKLSGEPQIPPLEEKKPNAIVVPPVAKPPAPAPRKGILKKPVEMERESGYCSSTDSSDCTRTRQLELGTTMPPRHKGILKPNGKSSSGVLQEFREFGSLDQLAASLPSEGIRSRPSIAISEDSILSSESFDRLDLPDRREPAIKVNRPAGGRPMRGSVSADNLLDLKESRQEWDTEKIGENTFSITDCESMTEVYKSACICTHAS; via the exons ATGAAGGGGAACCTGGTTGGAGTGTGTACTGAGCAGGTGAAGATGGAGGTGACGAGGTTCGGACACGCTCAGCAAACAGCGGCGCCGGAGGGTCATCATGCCGACCGGAAGTTCGCTTCTCCGTTGAAACGGCATGCGGTCAAGCGGCATCATCACAAACACAACCTGAAGCACAGATACGACTTCCTGGAGACCCTGGGAAAGGGGACCTACGGCAAAGTGAAGAAAGCTGTGGACAGAACAGGAAAACTG gtggcaatcaaatcaatcaggaaagaaaatattaaagatgAACAGGACCTGATTCACATACGGAGAGAGATTGAGATCATGTCGTCCCTCAATCACCCCTACATCATCACCATATACGAGG tgtttgaGAATAAGGATAAGATTGTGATTGTGATGGAGTACGCCAGTAAAGGAGATTTATTCGACTACATCAGTGAGAAGCGGCTCTCTGAGCGAGAGGCTCGACACATCTTCAGACAGATCGTCTCAGCTGTACACTACTGCCATCAG AATGGCGTCGTGCACCGAGACCTGAAACTGGAGAACATCCTGCTGGATGCAAACGGAGATGTAAAG ATTGCTGATTTCGGGTTGTCGAGCCTGTACCGGAGAGATGAGTACCTGCAGACGTACTGTGGCAGTCCGCTGTACGCCTCACCTGAGATCGTTAACGGCCGGCCGTATAAAGGACCAGAAGTGGACAGCTGGTCTCTGGGGGTCCTCCTGTACACTCTGGTACATGAAGCCATGCCGTTTGACGGCCGTGACTACAGGACGCTGGTGAGACAGATCAGCACAGGAGACTACCGAAAACCCACTAAGCCTTCAG ATGCATGTGGTTTGATACGTTGGATGCTGATGGTAAACCCCGATCGCAGAGCCACGCTGGAGGAAATCGCAGGCCACTGGTGGCTTAATTGGGGCTACCAGCGCCCCCTTTTGGCTGAGAACGAGACAACAGGAACAACAACGCCATCACAAACGAGCAACTCGGCCCGAATAACCGACTGGCTGCGTAAGACTTCTCGACCTCTGCTGCACAGTGGCTCGAAAATGCGCTGCCTTTTGCGTCCAGGAGGGGGAGTCACAGGGGACGCAACAGTCACCCGTCAGCGCTCGATTCGCAGGTCACGCAAAGAAAACAACGTCTCTCAGAGCATGCAAGAAAACACTGCACCCAGGCCATTTAAAGGCATCCTGAAAAAACGTGGCAGCTTAAAACAGAAGCTGTCTGGTGAACCCCAGATTCCGcctttggaggaaaaaaagccCAATGCAATAGTGGTGCCACCTGTAGCCAAGCCTCCGGCCCCGGCCCCTCGCAAAGGAATCCTAAAGAAACCAGTCGAGATGGAGAGGGAATCGGGTTATTGCTCCTCCACTGACAGCAGCGACTGCACCCGAACACGACAACTTGAGCTGGGCACCACAATGCCACCGCGCCATAAAGGAATCCTTAAACCTAACGGAAAATCTTCCTCCGGTGTTCTGCAAGAATTCAGAGAGTTTGGATCTCTAGACCAACTGGCAGCATCTCTGCCATCGGAGGGCATCAGATCTCGTCCCAGCATCGCCATCAGTGAGGACAGCATCCTTTCATCAGAATCCTTTGACCGGTTAGACCTGCCTGATCGCCGTGAACCTGCTATAAAGGTGAATCGTCCGGCAGGCGGCCGTCCCATGCGTGGCAGCGTTTCGGCCGACAATCTTTTGGACCTGAAGGAAAGCAGGCAGGAATGGGATACAGAGAAAATAGGAGAAAACACGTTCTCCATCACAGACTGCGAAAGCATGACCGAGGTCTACAAGTCTGCCTGTATCTGCACCCACGCCAGCTAA
- the med20 gene encoding mediator of RNA polymerase II transcription subunit 20 produces the protein MGVTWVCQVPVVEGKSVQQTVEQLHKRLEQLGAVKHGSFFVDCETYHATTNTGAQPSKLLYVMHNSETPLSCLALFDGGPTLAADANFDVLMVKLKSHFQNAKGHKVESRGARYRYADFLIKVGTVTMSSSARGISVEVEYSACVVPGDCWNLMKEFMQSFLGSSVPDLPSVYSSKAEGLFASADCMDTMNQYLELFSKIRKQQVLPGTGVR, from the exons ATGGGAGTAACCTG ggtgtgtcagGTGCCGGTGGTGGAGGGAAAGAGTGTCCAGCAGACTGTGGAGCAGCTGCATAAGAGACTGGAGCAGCTCGGGGCAGTGAAACATGGCAGCTTCTTTGTGGACTGTGAGACGTATCACGCTACAACAAACACTGGAG ctcAGCCTTCTAAGCTCCTGTACGTTATGCATAACTCCGAGACGCCCCTTAGTTGTCTGGCTCTATTTGATGGCGGTCCCACGCTGGCAGCGGACGCTAACTTCGATGTGCTCATGGTGAAGCTGAAGAGCCATTTTCAGAACGCTAAAGGCCACAAGGTGGAGAGCCGTGGAGCTCGTTACCGCTACGCAGACTTCCTGATAAAGGTCGGAACGGTAACCATGAGCTCCAGCGCTCGGGGGATTTCAGtggag gtggagtACTCAGCTTGTGTGGTTCCCGGTGACTGCTGGAACCTGATGAAGGAGTTCATGCAGAGTTTCCTGGGCTCCAGTGTTCCAGACCTGCCCTCTGTGTACAGCAGTAAAGCCGAGGGTCTGTTCGCTTCGGCCGACTGCATGGACACCATGAACCAGTACCTCGAGCTCTTCAGCAAAATCCGCAAACAGCAGGTGCTACCGGGGACTGGTGTTCgctga